CGAGCAAGTTTTTCCGGTGGCCGGGGGAATTGATCCAGAGCTTCAGAGTCGACTGCGGGTCCCTGCCCATCTTCACGTGGGTGCGCATGACGTTCTCCGCTTTCTCGCTCACGCTGAAGCGGGCGGTGACTTGATCGGTGCGACCGGAGGCTCCGGAGTGGTCGAGCTTGCCGCGGCGAGCCATCGATTCGGAGTGCTCCTGCGCGAGGCGATCGAGTTCCTTCTCCCGTTTCAAGGAGCCGAGTCCATTCTGTTTCCGATAGGCATTCGAGGCGGCATAGACTTGCGAGCCGAGATCGCGCAGGCCCGGGGCTTCCACCACGCGGTGATTCCCGCCACCGCCGCCGAGCGGCCCGCAGGCGCTGACGAGCATGGCGATGGATGAAAGTGCGAGGGTGCTGAGAATCCGGACGGCGACGGGGATTTTCATGGTGAAGGTGGAAGCGCGGCTTATCCGCTCCTGCTTCTTTCGAAGCGGTCCTCCGCTGTCAATGGCCAATGAAAAGGCCCGGGTCTTGCGACCCGGGCCTCCAGGAGGGGAAATCCTCAGAAGGTGACCGTGGCGCCCAGCGTGAAGAGCCTTGGCGAGCCCGGCTGGATGATGTCCGCGACACCCTGGCTGGCGAGGTAGTAGGTCTCGTCCGCGAGGTTCTCGCAAGTCAGCTTGAAGTTCCAATTACGCCACGCGTAGTAGATCCCCGCGTCGAAGCGGACGTAGTCGGGAAGCACGAAGGTATTCTGGGCATCGCCATTGCGCTCGCCGACGTAAATCGCGCCGGCACCGACGCTGAGACCCTTCACCAGCCAGCGGCCGGTGTCGTAGCGCAGGCGCAGGCCTGCCTGGAAGTCCGGCACGTTGTAGAAGTTCTTCCCGTAGGTCGTGAGATCCATCGTGTCGGAGATCTCGCTGTCCATTAGCGCGAAGCCGCCTTGGACATCGAGATCCTCGGTCAGCTTGCCGGTGGCTTCGAATTCCACGCCGCGCACCTTCACCGTGCCGAGCGGGATCACGAAGACGCCATTCGGATCGGTCGGGTCGGCTTCCAGCATGTTCTCCCGCTGGGTGTCGTAGAAGGACAAGGTGGTGAGCAGGCGGTCATCGCAGAAGTTCGCCTTCACGCCGAATTCCACCGAGGTGGCTTCCAAGGCATCCGGGCTGTCACCATCGGGCAGGAGGCCGCTCTGCGGCTGGAAGGAATTGCTGAGGCCGGCGAAGAGCGAGACGTTTTCCGTCACATCCACCACGCCGCCGAGGCGGGCGCTGACATTGCCATCGGAGAAGCCGCTCAGAGGAGGCAGCGGGTTGACGGTCACGTTGCGGACGGCTGCGGAGGCGATGTCATACCAATCGTAGCGAACGCCGCCCAAGAGGTGGACGCGGTCGTTGATGTCCGCCTTGTGCTCGTAGTAGAAGCCGAGTTCCTGGAGTTCCTCCGAGTAGCGGAAGTTCCGCTTTGGCAATCCGACCGGCGGGGCTTGCGGCGGCTGGCCGTAGATGGGGCCGAAGATATTGATCGGACGATAGTCGTAGCCGTCGATCGTGCGGCTGTAAGTGTCCGTGTAGAGGTAATTCACTCCGAAAAGACCGGCGTGCTTCACGGAGCCGGTTTCGAAGTTCACGAGCAGCTCCGGCTTCAGGCCGAAGGAGTAGAGCTCCTGGTCGAAGTCGTGAGTCACCCGAGCCAAGGTGGGATTCCCATTCCATTCGTTCAGCCAAGGCCCCGGATCGCCCGGGCCCTTGTAGAGCAAGTAAGTGTAAGGATTCCGCACGCCATTGCCCATGGCGCGGTTGTAATCCACCTCACCCGTCAGGCGCAGGGTGAAGGTGTCGTCGATCTTGTGATTCCAGTAAACCGAGGTGCGGGTGTTGTGATTGTCGAAGTAATCGTCCGGCTCGTGGTAGCTGGTATTGATCGGCGTGAAGTCGTCCTTGAAGCCCGCGCCCTTCAGATACATCACGCCGCGGTCGTAGGGTTGATCGCGATACTGATAGTCAA
This portion of the Luteolibacter luteus genome encodes:
- a CDS encoding CAP domain-containing protein, whose protein sequence is MKIPVAVRILSTLALSSIAMLVSACGPLGGGGGNHRVVEAPGLRDLGSQVYAASNAYRKQNGLGSLKREKELDRLAQEHSESMARRGKLDHSGASGRTDQVTARFSVSEKAENVMRTHVKMGRDPQSTLKLWINSPGHRKNLLGPYALSGLGIAQDEMGNIWITQIYAPAAGSGSRGPSVGRYW
- a CDS encoding TonB-dependent siderophore receptor, whose product is MKSARFRLLAIALATVSVPALHAQEPAAQAQEKPKTDPAKPATLGETVVEGDGPRGAYGTPATTSITGLPSPIEELPLTVNTISERFIEDTSARRIRDLVGYVPGVYAGEDSGGTGDLVNIRGFDFIYQSYINGMRNRVSYNASRRFANIERIEIFKGPGGVEFGVGEPGGFVNYVTKKPQATQSTTLGFEAGSYDYIHGFVDSTGPLGNAPSGDGDLGTFYRMIVSGDSANSFRDAFHTDGYQIAPSILWKYAEDSSVLVEFDYQYRDQPYDRGVMYLKGAGFKDDFTPINTSYHEPDDYFDNHNTRTSVYWNHKIDDTFTLRLTGEVDYNRAMGNGVRNPYTYLLYKGPGDPGPWLNEWNGNPTLARVTHDFDQELYSFGLKPELLVNFETGSVKHAGLFGVNYLYTDTYSRTIDGYDYRPINIFGPIYGQPPQAPPVGLPKRNFRYSEELQELGFYYEHKADINDRVHLLGGVRYDWYDIASAAVRNVTVNPLPPLSGFSDGNVSARLGGVVDVTENVSLFAGLSNSFQPQSGLLPDGDSPDALEATSVEFGVKANFCDDRLLTTLSFYDTQRENMLEADPTDPNGVFVIPLGTVKVRGVEFEATGKLTEDLDVQGGFALMDSEISDTMDLTTYGKNFYNVPDFQAGLRLRYDTGRWLVKGLSVGAGAIYVGERNGDAQNTFVLPDYVRFDAGIYYAWRNWNFKLTCENLADETYYLASQGVADIIQPGSPRLFTLGATVTF